A single genomic interval of Schistocerca americana isolate TAMUIC-IGC-003095 chromosome 2, iqSchAmer2.1, whole genome shotgun sequence harbors:
- the LOC124594432 gene encoding serine/arginine-rich splicing factor 11-like, with translation MAPTFQGGNQTGGRKRLLTVISEALKHLGDGRGSSPKQILAWVEKNPTIAKRVDEPRLLHTLKRAVEAGVLTARGGRYKLAARDDDRELCCRRRRRRSCRRRRRRSCRRRRRSCRRRRRSCRRRRRSCRRRRRRSCRRRRRRSCRRRRRSCRRRRRRSCRRRRRRRRRRRCSSDADAASLASVDAAAGQSPGISAQSTQHALQQN, from the exons ATGGCTCCTACATTCCAGGGCGGCAACCAGACCGGCGGCCGGAAGCGACTACTGACGGTCATCTCGGAGGCGCTCAAGCATCTGGGGGACGGCCGCGGCTCGTCTCCCAAGCAGATACTCGCCTGGGTGGAGAAGAACCCCACCATCGCCAAACGG GTGGACGAGCCGCGCCTGCTGCACACGCTCAAGAGGGCGGTGGAGGCGGGGGTGCTGACGGCTCGCGGCGGCCGCTACAAGCTGGCGGCGCGCGACGACGACCGCGAGCTGTGCTGCCGCAggcgccgccgccgcagctgcaGGAGGAGACGTCGCCGCAGCTGCCGCAGGCGTCGCCGCAGCTGCCGCAGGCGTCGCCGCAGCTGTAGGCGCCGACGCCGCAGCTGCCGCAGGCGGCGCCGCCGCAGCTGCCGCAGGCGTCGCCGCCGCTCGTGCAGACGTAGGAGGAGGAGCTGTCGCAGGCGGCGTCGCCGTTCCTGCCGACGCAGGAGGCGAAG gaggcgccgccgccgctgcagcagCGATGCGGACGCGGCGTCCCTGGCCAGCGTAGACGCAGCTGCGGGCCAGTCGCCCGGCATCTCAGCACAGTCTACGCAGCATGCGTTGCAGCAGAACTAA